The Microbacterium maritypicum genome contains a region encoding:
- the alaS gene encoding alanine--tRNA ligase, which translates to MKTAEIAQRYLDFFEKNDHLIVPSASLVSDDPSLLFTVAGMVPMIPYLTGVVPAPHPRIADVQKCIRTNDIEEVGRTARHGTFFQMLGNWSFGDYFKEGAIRYAWELLTSSESDGGLGFDEKDLWVTVYETDDEAEAIWRDIIGLKPERIQRLGRADNYWNTGQPGPGGPDSEIFFDRGPAYGKDGGPAVDDSRFLEIWNLVFMQDFIENIRGKTEFDIVGELPMKNIDTGMGLERVAFIKQGVENMYESDQVRPVLDRAIELSGRSYGAQHEDDVRFRVVADHVRSSLMLLSDGVRPSNEGRGYILRRLMRRTVRAMRLLGVDEPVFPELFAASRDAMKSAYPVLEKDWSVLSSSAFAEEETFRRTLVAGSTILDLALDETRKGGGKTLSGPEAFLLHDTYGFPIDLTLEVAEEAGLDVDRAAFDTLMQEQRQRAKDDARNRKRQLADVSVYRELRALGETGFDGYTALEVESRVLGLLVDGAPVRSASEGQIAEVVLAETTLYAESGGQVADKGTIIGPGYALEVIDVQKPVPGLISHTVEVTRGTVAVDDIATTVVAAANRRAARQAHSATHLVHAALRDTLGPTATQAGSLNRAGYMRFDFSWSQALSADTRSEIEEITNRAVQESLEVTTRIVSLDEAKEAGAMALFGEKYGDVVRMVDIGGPWSRELCAGTHVSTSAEIGLVSLVGESSVGASNRRIEALVGADAFRELAAERAIVSQLTSSLKTPREQLPERIADLTASLKAAEKRIAQFEAKERAGQVPSIVEAATRVGAFRLAAQNLGDVASADDVRDLVNGVRDRLGSDAAVVALGAVVNGRPVVVVATNDAARAAGAKAGALAKRAAGVLGGGGGGRDDVAQGGGADAAALPAALEAISQELHSA; encoded by the coding sequence ATGAAAACTGCGGAGATCGCGCAGCGTTACCTCGACTTCTTCGAGAAGAACGACCACCTCATCGTCCCCTCTGCCTCCCTGGTCAGCGACGACCCGTCTCTGTTGTTCACGGTGGCCGGAATGGTGCCGATGATCCCGTACCTCACCGGCGTCGTGCCCGCGCCTCATCCGCGCATCGCCGACGTGCAGAAGTGCATCCGCACCAACGACATCGAAGAGGTGGGGCGCACGGCGCGCCACGGCACGTTCTTCCAGATGCTGGGCAACTGGTCGTTCGGCGACTACTTCAAAGAAGGCGCGATCCGGTACGCCTGGGAGCTGCTCACCAGCTCCGAGTCGGACGGCGGCCTCGGTTTCGATGAGAAGGACCTCTGGGTCACGGTCTATGAGACCGACGACGAGGCTGAAGCGATCTGGCGCGACATCATCGGTTTGAAGCCCGAGCGCATCCAGCGCCTCGGACGCGCGGACAACTACTGGAACACCGGCCAGCCCGGGCCCGGCGGTCCCGACTCGGAGATCTTCTTCGACCGCGGTCCCGCCTATGGCAAGGACGGCGGTCCCGCCGTCGACGACTCGAGGTTCCTGGAGATCTGGAACCTCGTGTTCATGCAGGACTTCATCGAGAACATCCGCGGCAAGACGGAGTTCGACATCGTCGGCGAGCTGCCGATGAAGAACATCGACACCGGCATGGGGCTCGAGCGCGTCGCGTTCATCAAGCAGGGCGTCGAGAACATGTACGAGTCGGACCAGGTGCGTCCGGTGCTCGACCGCGCGATCGAGCTGTCCGGCCGCTCCTACGGCGCCCAGCACGAGGACGACGTGCGCTTCCGCGTGGTCGCCGACCATGTGCGCTCCTCGCTCATGCTCCTCTCCGATGGCGTGCGCCCCTCCAATGAAGGACGCGGGTACATCCTGCGCCGTCTGATGCGCCGCACGGTCAGGGCGATGCGTCTGCTCGGCGTCGACGAGCCCGTGTTCCCCGAGCTGTTCGCCGCCTCGCGCGACGCGATGAAGTCGGCGTACCCGGTGCTCGAGAAGGACTGGTCCGTCCTGTCGTCGTCCGCCTTCGCCGAGGAGGAGACGTTCCGTCGCACTCTCGTCGCCGGATCGACGATCCTCGACCTCGCGCTCGACGAGACCAGGAAGGGCGGCGGGAAGACGCTCAGCGGACCCGAGGCCTTCCTGCTGCACGACACCTACGGCTTCCCGATCGACCTCACCCTCGAGGTCGCAGAGGAAGCGGGCCTCGATGTCGACCGCGCCGCTTTCGACACGCTCATGCAGGAGCAGCGCCAGCGTGCCAAGGACGACGCCCGCAACCGCAAGCGGCAGCTCGCCGACGTGTCGGTCTACCGTGAGCTGCGTGCCCTGGGCGAGACCGGATTCGACGGCTACACCGCGCTGGAGGTCGAGTCGCGTGTGCTCGGGCTCCTCGTCGACGGTGCGCCGGTGCGCAGTGCATCCGAGGGCCAGATCGCCGAGGTCGTGCTCGCCGAGACGACGCTGTACGCGGAGTCCGGTGGACAGGTGGCCGACAAGGGCACCATCATCGGTCCCGGTTACGCGCTCGAGGTGATCGATGTGCAGAAGCCGGTGCCCGGCCTGATCAGCCACACCGTCGAGGTCACGCGCGGAACCGTCGCCGTCGATGACATCGCCACGACGGTCGTGGCCGCCGCGAACCGCCGTGCCGCGCGTCAGGCGCACTCGGCCACGCACCTCGTGCACGCCGCACTCCGCGACACGCTCGGTCCGACCGCCACGCAGGCGGGCTCGTTGAACCGCGCCGGCTACATGCGCTTCGACTTCTCCTGGTCGCAGGCCCTCTCGGCCGACACCCGCAGCGAGATCGAGGAGATCACGAACCGCGCGGTGCAGGAATCCCTCGAGGTGACCACGCGCATCGTCTCGCTCGACGAGGCCAAGGAAGCCGGAGCCATGGCTCTGTTCGGCGAGAAGTACGGCGACGTCGTGCGCATGGTCGACATCGGCGGTCCCTGGTCGCGAGAGCTCTGCGCCGGAACGCACGTGAGCACGAGCGCGGAGATCGGTCTGGTGAGCCTGGTCGGAGAGTCCTCCGTCGGAGCCTCCAACCGACGTATCGAGGCGCTCGTCGGTGCCGACGCCTTCCGTGAGCTGGCGGCCGAGCGGGCGATCGTCTCGCAGCTCACCAGCTCGCTGAAGACCCCTCGTGAGCAGCTTCCCGAACGCATCGCCGATCTCACGGCGAGCCTGAAGGCGGCGGAGAAGCGCATCGCGCAGTTCGAGGCGAAGGAGCGCGCCGGCCAGGTTCCCTCCATCGTCGAGGCGGCGACGCGCGTCGGGGCGTTCCGCCTCGCGGCGCAGAACCTCGGCGATGTCGCCTCCGCGGATGATGTGCGCGACCTCGTGAACGGCGTCCGCGATCGTCTGGGTTCGGATGCTGCGGTCGTGGCATTGGGGGCCGTGGTCAACGGTCGCCCGGTCGTGGTCGTGGCGACCAACGATGCGGCACGTGCGGCGGGCGCGAAGGCAGGGGCGCTGGCGAAGCGCGCCGCAGGTGTGCTCGGTGGCGGTGGCGGCGGTCGCGACGACGTCGCGCAGGGTGGTGGCGCGGATGCCGCGGCCCTTCCCGCGGCGCTCGAGGCCATCTCACAGGAGCTGCACAGCGCGTGA
- the rpsD gene encoding 30S ribosomal protein S4, translated as MTTKSQDRRKVRLSRALGVALTPKAARYLEKRPYAPGEHGRTKRKADSDYAVRLREKQRLREQYGIREKQMRNTFNEARRQDGLTGENLVELLEMRLDALVVRSGFARTTAQARQLVVHRHILVDGQLVDRPSFRVKPGQLIHVKAKSEGTEPFQVAAAGGHAEVLPPVPGYLEVELDKLQSRLVRRPKRAEVPVTCEVQLVVEYYAAR; from the coding sequence GTGACCACGAAGTCCCAGGACCGCCGCAAGGTGCGTCTCAGCCGCGCCCTCGGCGTCGCTCTCACCCCGAAGGCCGCCCGCTACCTCGAGAAGCGTCCCTACGCTCCGGGCGAGCACGGCCGCACCAAGCGCAAGGCAGACAGCGACTACGCCGTCCGTCTGCGTGAGAAGCAGCGTCTTCGCGAGCAGTACGGCATCCGCGAGAAGCAGATGCGCAACACCTTCAACGAGGCTCGTCGTCAGGACGGTCTGACCGGTGAGAACCTGGTCGAGCTGCTCGAGATGCGTCTCGACGCTCTCGTCGTGCGTTCGGGCTTCGCCCGCACCACCGCGCAGGCTCGCCAGCTCGTCGTGCACCGTCACATCCTGGTCGACGGACAGCTCGTCGACCGCCCGTCGTTCCGCGTGAAGCCGGGTCAGCTCATCCACGTCAAGGCCAAGAGCGAGGGCACCGAGCCCTTCCAGGTGGCAGCAGCCGGCGGTCACGCCGAGGTTCTGCCCCCCGTTCCGGGCTACCTCGAGGTCGAGCTCGACAAGCTCCAGTCGCGTCTGGTTCGTCGTCCGAAGCGCGCCGAGGTCCCCGTGACCTGTGAAGTGCAGCTCGTCGTCGAGTACTACGCAGCTCGCTGA
- a CDS encoding replication-associated recombination protein A, with product MMTSPAALLSGQTPLAVRMRPVSLAEVAGQRHLLRAGSPIVALADPEATAPGAVSIILWGPPGTGKTTLAQAIARSSGRRFVELSAITAGVKDVREVMQEAVTQRDLYGQTTILFLDEIHRFTKAQQDALLPGVENGWVILIAATTENPSFSVISPLLSRSLLLTLQPLTDDDIGLLVDRAVTDARGLNGAVALSDEARSALVRLASGDARRALTGLEAGAAVALSHATAAEADAEDAAESQGVPEVSADDISQAVDKALLRYDRQGDEHYDVISAFIKSIRGSDPDAALHYLARMIEAGEDPRFIARRLVISASEDVGLADPQALAIAVAAADAVAFIGMPEGRIPLAEATVYLATTAKSNAAYVGIDAAIADIRAGGFGRVPLHLRDAHYPGAKRLGHGRGYVYSHDSEFGIVPQQYLPDELDGRHYYEPKNLGAERDIGARLERIRRILGDR from the coding sequence ATGATGACGTCCCCTGCCGCGCTGCTCTCCGGGCAGACGCCCCTCGCCGTGCGCATGCGCCCTGTTTCCCTCGCCGAGGTCGCCGGGCAGCGTCATCTGCTGCGCGCCGGCTCTCCGATCGTCGCCCTCGCCGATCCCGAGGCGACCGCGCCCGGGGCCGTGTCGATCATCCTGTGGGGCCCGCCGGGCACCGGGAAGACGACGCTCGCGCAGGCCATCGCCCGCTCGTCGGGTCGTCGCTTCGTCGAGCTCTCCGCGATCACCGCCGGGGTGAAGGACGTGCGCGAGGTCATGCAGGAGGCCGTGACGCAGCGCGACCTCTACGGGCAGACGACGATCCTCTTCCTCGACGAGATCCATCGCTTCACGAAGGCGCAGCAGGACGCGCTCCTTCCCGGTGTCGAGAACGGCTGGGTGATCCTGATCGCCGCGACCACCGAGAACCCGTCGTTCTCGGTGATCTCGCCGCTGCTCTCGCGTTCGCTGCTGCTGACGCTGCAACCGCTCACCGACGACGACATCGGTCTGCTCGTCGACAGGGCGGTGACCGACGCCCGCGGACTCAACGGAGCAGTCGCCCTCAGCGATGAGGCCCGGTCGGCCCTCGTCCGGCTCGCTTCGGGTGATGCCCGTCGCGCCCTCACGGGTCTGGAGGCGGGCGCCGCGGTTGCGCTGTCCCACGCGACGGCCGCCGAGGCGGACGCCGAAGACGCGGCCGAGAGCCAGGGCGTGCCGGAGGTGTCCGCCGACGACATCTCGCAGGCGGTCGACAAGGCGCTGCTGCGCTATGACCGACAGGGCGACGAGCACTACGACGTCATCAGCGCGTTCATCAAGTCGATCAGGGGGTCCGACCCCGACGCCGCGCTGCACTATCTCGCCCGCATGATCGAGGCGGGCGAGGACCCGCGCTTCATCGCCCGGCGTCTGGTGATCTCCGCGTCCGAAGACGTCGGCCTCGCCGACCCGCAGGCCCTCGCCATCGCTGTCGCCGCTGCCGACGCCGTGGCGTTCATCGGCATGCCGGAAGGGCGCATCCCCCTCGCCGAAGCGACGGTCTACCTGGCGACCACCGCCAAGTCGAATGCGGCCTACGTGGGCATCGACGCGGCCATCGCCGACATCCGTGCCGGCGGTTTCGGCCGGGTGCCGCTGCACCTGCGGGATGCGCACTACCCGGGGGCCAAGCGCCTCGGGCACGGTCGGGGATACGTCTATTCGCACGACAGCGAGTTCGGGATCGTGCCGCAGCAGTATCTGCCGGACGAACTCGACGGGCGGCACTACTACGAGCCGAAGAACCTCGGGGCGGAGCGCGACATCGGTGCCCGTCTCGAGCGCATCCGCCGCATCCTCGGCGACCGCTGA
- a CDS encoding winged helix-turn-helix domain-containing protein: MRTGRSGARPVLAGCRIIVSVDTSAADASLAASRAAGIDDLERALRAGGADVTRVPGRREAAPSPAVLRRAVHRAGFGGADAVLFTASAASWVGAAVSTGTLDANRRRVEAGRLLLIAMDEEEAGRLRAARLPVRYVAPSAPGGLTSCVLSHYRSGARSLLTELGRLDVRSGGVVLDGCFIPLPRGAAGVIEALFLARGRVLSRAELARMLPGGERSGHAVEAAVARLREALGGIDLVQTVVKRGYRLAVIEP; this comes from the coding sequence ATGAGGACCGGACGTTCGGGGGCGCGCCCGGTCCTCGCAGGATGCAGGATCATCGTCTCGGTCGACACGAGCGCCGCGGACGCCTCTCTCGCCGCGAGTCGTGCGGCCGGCATCGACGACCTCGAACGTGCACTCCGCGCGGGGGGAGCGGATGTGACGCGCGTGCCAGGGCGTCGTGAGGCGGCTCCGTCTCCGGCCGTGCTTCGCCGTGCCGTGCATCGCGCGGGCTTCGGCGGTGCCGACGCGGTGCTCTTCACCGCGTCCGCCGCTTCATGGGTCGGGGCGGCGGTGAGCACAGGGACCCTCGACGCGAATCGCCGAAGGGTCGAAGCGGGGCGGTTGCTCCTGATCGCGATGGACGAGGAGGAGGCGGGTCGGCTTCGGGCCGCCCGCCTGCCCGTGCGATACGTCGCGCCGTCAGCGCCCGGAGGACTGACGAGCTGTGTCCTGTCGCACTATCGAAGCGGAGCACGATCGCTTCTCACCGAGCTCGGGCGTCTCGACGTGCGCAGCGGTGGTGTTGTGCTCGACGGGTGCTTCATCCCCCTGCCCCGTGGAGCCGCCGGAGTGATCGAGGCGCTCTTCCTCGCTCGTGGACGGGTGCTGTCGAGGGCGGAGCTGGCGAGGATGCTCCCCGGCGGCGAACGCAGCGGTCATGCGGTGGAGGCCGCCGTCGCCCGACTGCGTGAGGCGCTGGGCGGGATCGACCTCGTCCAGACCGTCGTCAAGCGGGGCTATCGCCTCGCCGTGATCGAGCCGTGA
- a CDS encoding FAD-dependent oxidoreductase: protein MKDTTSPPSDILVVGAGMAAHRFVESLLRDPDAAVRVTVIGDETHGPYDRSALVDVLSGRDAAELRLDRSVFRDDRVRLIRDDRVLHIDRSARTARTRSRRTYPYDVLVLATGSFAARAAVSGARLPGCFVLRTIEDAESVREFVDTRSRRLGRPLRGVVIGGGLHGVETALALNEAGVGTTLVQYADRLLPAMLDGDGAGVLQEGLEARGIAVRTRTRTTRLDADDSGAVTALEFQDGTFQRADVVVFTVGVRPRDELARNAGLDVHPLGGVIVDEGCATSDPRILAIGEVANFDGRGIDAAPAARAMAEAAASQLRGGAGRFFGHVDGVHHTVAGIDVVSFGESQPHTADRIEVVTDRRRGAGVYRKVVLTDDARTLLGAVLVGDTSGHASLRRLVGVASRGRLADELCRTTHDEDAAVCIHIGMSQWALLTALRGEGLLTFSGVGARFGREPGCERCTLAVARALTSLAGEPIPQRTPHRQEESERPEEHVRTDTTRAVVSPVAGGALTPEQLIGIGRIAQDLGLHPRIIRSRIELQGVGRSQLPALRDRLSAAGLACRTPLLDSGVRISEEPLPLTEEGTSAARRGSEEPLRERGATEAIGWGERQRDGARHRRSPLRADNPA, encoded by the coding sequence ATGAAGGACACCACATCGCCGCCGAGCGACATCCTGGTCGTCGGAGCGGGGATGGCGGCGCACCGCTTCGTCGAGAGTCTGCTCCGCGACCCCGATGCGGCCGTGCGGGTCACCGTGATCGGCGATGAAACCCACGGTCCGTACGACAGGTCCGCCCTGGTCGATGTCCTCTCCGGGCGCGATGCCGCGGAGCTTCGGCTCGATCGCTCCGTTTTCCGCGACGATCGCGTGCGCCTGATCCGTGATGATCGTGTGCTGCACATCGACAGGTCGGCACGCACGGCCCGCACGCGCTCACGGCGCACGTACCCGTACGACGTGCTGGTGCTGGCCACGGGGTCTTTCGCAGCGCGTGCAGCCGTGTCGGGAGCGCGTCTTCCCGGGTGCTTCGTGCTGCGCACGATCGAGGATGCGGAATCGGTGAGGGAGTTCGTCGACACGCGATCCCGCCGCCTCGGTCGTCCGCTGCGCGGCGTCGTGATCGGCGGGGGACTGCACGGTGTCGAGACCGCCCTCGCGCTCAACGAGGCGGGTGTGGGCACGACGCTCGTGCAGTACGCGGACCGCCTGCTGCCGGCGATGCTGGACGGCGACGGCGCAGGAGTGCTGCAGGAGGGCCTCGAAGCGCGCGGCATCGCGGTGCGGACCCGAACCAGGACGACCCGCCTCGACGCCGACGACTCGGGTGCCGTCACGGCGCTGGAGTTCCAGGACGGCACGTTCCAACGCGCCGATGTCGTGGTCTTCACTGTCGGCGTGCGGCCACGGGACGAACTCGCGCGCAACGCCGGGCTCGACGTGCACCCGCTCGGCGGCGTGATCGTCGACGAGGGTTGCGCCACGTCCGATCCGCGCATCCTCGCGATCGGAGAGGTCGCGAACTTCGACGGGCGCGGCATCGATGCGGCCCCAGCAGCGCGCGCCATGGCGGAAGCGGCGGCGTCGCAGCTGCGCGGGGGAGCGGGACGCTTCTTCGGGCACGTGGACGGCGTGCATCACACCGTCGCCGGAATCGACGTCGTGAGTTTCGGGGAGTCGCAGCCCCACACCGCAGACCGGATCGAGGTCGTCACCGATCGTCGTCGTGGCGCAGGCGTGTACCGCAAGGTCGTTCTCACGGACGACGCGCGCACGCTCCTCGGCGCCGTTCTGGTGGGCGACACGAGCGGTCATGCCTCGCTTCGCCGGCTCGTCGGTGTCGCGTCGCGAGGGCGGCTGGCGGACGAGCTGTGCCGGACGACGCACGACGAAGACGCCGCGGTCTGCATCCACATCGGCATGTCGCAGTGGGCGCTTCTCACGGCGCTCCGAGGGGAGGGGCTGCTCACCTTCAGCGGGGTCGGCGCGCGCTTCGGTCGGGAGCCGGGGTGCGAGCGGTGCACACTGGCCGTGGCGCGCGCCCTCACGTCGCTCGCCGGCGAGCCGATCCCGCAGCGCACGCCTCACCGGCAGGAAGAGAGCGAGCGGCCGGAGGAGCACGTTCGAACCGACACGACTCGTGCCGTGGTCTCGCCGGTGGCAGGAGGAGCCCTCACACCCGAGCAGCTCATCGGCATCGGACGCATCGCGCAGGATCTCGGCCTGCACCCGCGGATCATCCGCTCACGGATCGAGTTGCAGGGAGTGGGTCGGAGCCAGCTCCCCGCGCTCCGGGACCGGCTGAGCGCTGCGGGGCTCGCATGCCGCACACCCCTCCTCGACAGTGGAGTGCGGATCTCCGAGGAACCGCTGCCACTGACGGAAGAGGGTACCTCGGCTGCACGGAGGGGATCCGAGGAGCCGCTCCGGGAACGGGGCGCGACCGAGGCGATCGGATGGGGCGAGCGACAACGGGACGGTGCGCGGCATCGCCGTTCCCCGCTCCGTGCGGACAACCCCGCATGA
- a CDS encoding DUF349 domain-containing protein encodes MSANEPTKPTPPVPGPPAVPMPRKAPTPAAVAPVASVPAASSTSAEWGRVSEDGTVEVKEGDAWRVVGQYPDGTPDEALAYFVRKFDDIAFKVQTLEQRHQAGGASAGDLAKQAAHLIEEATDAAAVGDLAGLRDRLNALTSSLSEATEQEAQQAKELVDKAIAERTILVERAEEIAARDLSKVQWKQVTAELGELFDAWQAQQQNGPRLSKGISQQLWKRFRDARAIVDKQRRAFYSELDDAHKAARDAKTRLVERAEALAPRGTDGIPAYRNLLDEWKASGRAGRKADDALWARFKAAGDALYAARAEQAAAEEADSAPKIEAREALLEEAKAVADESNIKRARALLTRIQRQWDEIGRVFPREKERALDDRLRAIEQALKGREDVDWKKNNPETKARANDMSSQLLEAIEKLEAEVAAAEKAGDKKAAKAASDALEARRAWLSALGS; translated from the coding sequence GTGTCTGCCAACGAGCCCACGAAGCCGACTCCCCCCGTCCCCGGACCCCCCGCCGTGCCGATGCCGCGAAAGGCGCCGACACCGGCCGCCGTCGCGCCCGTCGCATCGGTGCCGGCCGCATCCTCGACCTCAGCCGAATGGGGTCGTGTGTCCGAAGACGGCACCGTCGAGGTCAAGGAGGGCGATGCCTGGCGCGTCGTCGGCCAGTACCCCGACGGAACTCCCGACGAGGCCCTCGCCTACTTCGTCCGCAAGTTCGACGACATCGCCTTCAAGGTGCAGACGCTCGAGCAGCGCCACCAGGCAGGCGGAGCTTCTGCCGGCGACCTGGCCAAGCAGGCTGCGCACCTGATCGAGGAGGCGACCGATGCCGCCGCCGTCGGCGATCTCGCAGGACTGCGCGATCGGCTCAACGCGCTCACCTCGTCGTTGTCGGAAGCCACCGAGCAGGAGGCGCAGCAGGCCAAGGAGCTCGTCGACAAGGCGATCGCCGAGCGCACGATCCTCGTCGAGCGCGCCGAGGAGATCGCCGCCCGCGACCTCAGCAAGGTGCAGTGGAAGCAGGTCACCGCCGAGCTCGGCGAGCTGTTCGACGCCTGGCAGGCGCAGCAGCAGAACGGACCGCGCCTGTCGAAGGGAATCTCCCAGCAGCTCTGGAAGCGGTTCCGCGACGCCCGTGCGATCGTCGACAAGCAGCGCCGTGCGTTCTACTCCGAGCTCGACGATGCGCACAAGGCAGCGCGCGACGCGAAGACCCGTCTGGTCGAACGCGCCGAGGCACTCGCCCCCCGTGGCACGGACGGCATCCCCGCGTATCGCAACCTCCTCGACGAGTGGAAGGCATCCGGGCGCGCCGGACGCAAGGCCGACGACGCCCTCTGGGCACGCTTCAAGGCTGCCGGCGACGCTCTCTACGCCGCGCGTGCCGAGCAGGCCGCTGCGGAAGAGGCGGACTCCGCGCCGAAGATCGAGGCTCGCGAGGCCCTCCTCGAAGAGGCGAAGGCCGTCGCGGACGAGTCGAACATCAAGCGGGCCCGTGCACTTCTCACGCGCATCCAGCGGCAGTGGGACGAGATCGGCCGCGTCTTCCCCCGGGAGAAGGAGCGTGCACTCGACGACAGGCTCCGCGCGATCGAGCAGGCTCTGAAGGGCCGCGAAGACGTGGACTGGAAGAAGAACAACCCCGAGACCAAGGCACGCGCGAACGACATGAGTTCGCAGCTGCTCGAGGCGATCGAGAAGCTCGAGGCCGAGGTCGCCGCGGCGGAGAAGGCGGGCGACAAGAAGGCCGCCAAGGCCGCATCCGACGCACTCGAAGCGCGACGCGCCTGGCTGAGCGCCCTCGGCAGCTGA
- a CDS encoding type IV toxin-antitoxin system AbiEi family antitoxin: MHPAFLYVPGERLSQSELSAARIDGHVVEVGDAYVPADLIEGPDVRASTIATLVRPGTAASGPTAAWIHGAGDAPPAVHHIRRCVERRIRAVTSSRLVFHDTVVPSSDLQQIGGVLVSTPMRTMLDLATTLHRDPRVLTWMDRLAIVFPEAPEAAGDALRDMSRVPGSRVGMAVLERLSLKKR, from the coding sequence ATGCACCCCGCCTTTCTCTACGTCCCCGGTGAGCGGTTGAGCCAGTCGGAGCTGAGTGCCGCGCGGATCGACGGCCACGTGGTGGAGGTGGGCGACGCCTACGTCCCCGCTGACCTCATCGAGGGGCCCGATGTCAGGGCCAGCACGATCGCCACCCTGGTGCGGCCGGGAACCGCAGCCTCGGGTCCGACCGCCGCCTGGATCCACGGCGCCGGTGACGCCCCGCCCGCCGTGCATCACATCAGGCGCTGCGTCGAGAGGCGCATCAGAGCCGTCACCAGTTCACGACTCGTCTTCCACGACACCGTGGTGCCGTCGTCCGACCTTCAGCAGATCGGCGGAGTGCTGGTGTCGACGCCGATGCGGACGATGCTCGACCTCGCCACGACGCTGCACCGAGACCCCCGAGTGCTCACGTGGATGGACCGTCTCGCCATCGTGTTCCCCGAAGCGCCCGAGGCCGCGGGAGACGCGTTGCGCGACATGAGCCGTGTTCCCGGCAGTCGCGTCGGAATGGCCGTGCTGGAGCGACTCTCGCTCAAGAAGAGGTGA